The following proteins are co-located in the Campylobacter concisus genome:
- the rpiB gene encoding ribose 5-phosphate isomerase B, which yields MKIDKIFIACDHAGVELKAELKEAIKKLGYEVIDLGTNDKNSVDYPDYAHLLASKLEPNCYGVLICGTGIGISITANRHENVRCALCHDEFTARLAREHNDANVIAFGARVIGTGVATAALETFLKTEFAGGRHERRVKKIELKEAK from the coding sequence ATGAAAATAGATAAAATTTTTATCGCTTGCGATCACGCTGGAGTAGAGCTTAAGGCAGAGTTAAAAGAAGCCATAAAAAAGCTTGGTTATGAAGTCATTGACCTTGGTACGAATGACAAAAATAGCGTTGATTACCCTGATTATGCGCATTTGCTAGCGAGCAAACTTGAGCCTAACTGCTACGGCGTGCTCATTTGTGGCACAGGTATTGGTATTTCAATCACTGCAAACAGGCATGAAAACGTAAGGTGCGCCCTTTGTCACGACGAATTTACCGCTAGGCTTGCAAGAGAACATAACGATGCAAACGTCATTGCTTTTGGAGCAAGGGTTATCGGAACTGGCGTGGCTACAGCAGCACTTGAAACATTTTTAAAGACAGAGTTTGCAGGTGGCAGACACGAAAGAAGAGTCAAAAAAATAGAGCTTAAGGAAGCCAAATGA
- a CDS encoding CheB methylesterase domain-containing protein — translation MAQKLILIGASTGGPGHLKKLLKNVKLNGAIIVIAQHMNKMFINSFAMQIGKECGLDVEILNERKILKENTVYVCEQNVVVSPNLPISAKPNTEEKTIYTPNVDVLFKSGVGICKSANVLAILLTGIGDDGASGLDKLYKAGAKCIAENEESAIVYGMPKRAKELNQSLKSLNLTMIKKELEDFLNATN, via the coding sequence GTGGCACAAAAATTAATATTAATAGGGGCGTCTACTGGCGGGCCTGGGCATTTAAAAAAGTTATTAAAAAACGTAAAACTAAATGGAGCTATCATCGTGATAGCCCAGCACATGAATAAAATGTTTATAAACTCTTTTGCTATGCAAATCGGAAAAGAGTGTGGCTTGGATGTTGAAATTTTAAATGAGAGGAAAATTTTAAAAGAAAATACCGTATATGTCTGCGAACAAAATGTAGTGGTGTCACCAAATTTACCAATTAGCGCAAAGCCAAATACAGAAGAAAAGACTATATATACGCCAAATGTTGATGTGTTGTTTAAATCTGGAGTCGGAATTTGCAAGAGCGCAAATGTCCTAGCTATCTTGCTAACTGGTATCGGAGATGATGGTGCATCTGGGCTTGATAAGCTTTATAAGGCTGGAGCAAAATGTATAGCTGAAAATGAAGAGAGCGCGATAGTTTATGGCATGCCAAAACGTGCAAAAGAGCTAAATCAAAGCTTAAAATCATTAAATCTAACTATGATAAAAAAAGAGCTGGAGGATTTTTTAAATGCTACTAACTAA
- a CDS encoding flagellar hook-length control protein FliK, which translates to MNISNTSVQTGQNTTQNVPVRKNEGSLFKNQPSVQTPNEQSISETLDNVGKLVARVLDDLKSASSLSKAEQILSQAKDTKIAPNLASELSDLAKSLEAEATQNENSEIKNLALKLKEFLKPIADLKAGSLNDQIKNSGVMLEANLKDALSPEKLPSSVQKLLSDIKNLSSGNLLNQILTLNDEKLDNQNSFSKLASILEKASSDAKNILDNSSIKTLLKDVDKLDSVVKFLDKNFSKDQNGELVKNQIGKMQNFISNLSEKVASLANEKLNQNFGFSQNHKELKTILDSIKNDLKTLNNIGDEAGLVKAFNEMSDVSKDGSLQDKLQSAARRLAHSLSLADAKASLAKNELSESKALLKQLNLATNDINNITTKNSSEISKVLSQDIKSTLLNISEKSQNPQSVNAANKMISQIEMHQMISSLQGGIQTYMPYIWDGVEGGNIAFKKGKKDKFYAQIDLNFKKFGQINVMVGLIDKRYIDLSVATQTNEFKELILSNSSELKQAISKLGLIVSNFNIKTLSKVKLNDRFKKFGGLDVGFDKKI; encoded by the coding sequence TTGAATATATCAAACACTTCGGTTCAGACCGGACAAAATACTACTCAAAATGTGCCAGTTCGTAAAAATGAAGGCTCGCTTTTTAAAAATCAGCCAAGCGTACAAACGCCTAATGAGCAGAGTATTTCAGAGACACTTGATAATGTTGGAAAACTCGTTGCAAGAGTGCTTGATGATCTAAAAAGTGCTTCAAGTCTTAGCAAGGCTGAACAAATTTTATCTCAGGCAAAAGACACGAAAATAGCTCCAAATTTAGCCAGCGAGCTATCAGACCTTGCAAAAAGCTTAGAAGCAGAAGCAACGCAAAATGAAAATAGTGAGATAAAAAATCTTGCTTTAAAACTAAAAGAATTTCTAAAACCAATAGCCGATCTAAAAGCTGGCTCACTAAATGATCAGATCAAAAACTCAGGCGTAATGCTTGAAGCAAATTTAAAAGATGCACTTAGTCCAGAAAAGCTTCCAAGCTCGGTTCAGAAGCTACTAAGCGATATAAAAAATCTCTCAAGCGGGAATTTACTAAATCAAATTTTAACCCTAAATGATGAAAAATTAGACAATCAAAACTCTTTTTCAAAGCTTGCTTCTATACTTGAAAAAGCGAGTAGTGACGCAAAAAATATCCTTGATAACTCAAGCATAAAAACCCTTTTAAAAGATGTTGATAAGCTTGATAGTGTGGTTAAATTTTTAGATAAAAATTTTTCAAAAGATCAAAATGGCGAGCTAGTAAAAAATCAAATAGGCAAAATGCAAAATTTCATCTCAAATTTAAGCGAGAAAGTCGCAAGCCTAGCAAATGAAAAGCTAAATCAAAATTTTGGTTTTAGCCAAAATCACAAAGAGCTAAAAACTATCCTTGATAGCATAAAAAACGATCTAAAAACGCTAAATAACATAGGCGATGAAGCAGGGCTTGTAAAAGCGTTTAATGAGATGAGCGATGTTTCAAAGGATGGTAGCTTGCAAGATAAGCTCCAAAGCGCGGCGAGGCGTCTTGCTCATAGCCTAAGTCTTGCTGATGCTAAGGCAAGTTTGGCTAAAAATGAGCTAAGTGAGAGTAAGGCACTTTTAAAACAGTTAAATCTCGCTACAAACGATATAAATAACATTACGACTAAAAATAGCAGCGAAATTTCAAAGGTGCTAAGCCAAGATATAAAAAGTACGCTTTTAAATATCAGTGAAAAGAGTCAAAATCCGCAAAGCGTAAATGCAGCAAATAAGATGATTTCGCAGATCGAGATGCATCAAATGATATCAAGTCTTCAAGGAGGGATCCAAACCTATATGCCTTATATTTGGGACGGCGTTGAGGGTGGAAATATCGCATTTAAGAAAGGCAAAAAGGATAAATTTTACGCTCAGATCGATCTAAATTTTAAGAAATTTGGACAGATAAATGTGATGGTTGGACTTATTGATAAAAGGTATATTGATCTCTCGGTAGCTACACAAACAAATGAGTTTAAGGAGCTAATCCTTTCAAACTCTAGCGAATTAAAACAAGCAATATCAAAGCTTGGACTCATAGTTTCAAACTTTAATATCAAAACTTTGTCAAAAGTAAAGCTAAATGATAGATTTAAAAAATTTGGCGGCCTTGATGTGGGCTTTGATAAGAAAATTTAA
- a CDS encoding FlhB-like flagellar biosynthesis protein yields the protein MQVNKKKAVALGYNRSKDNAPRVLASGAGEIANRIIDLAKEHDIPIKEDPDLIEILSKVEVDQEIPPNLYKAVAEIFSFLYKITKK from the coding sequence ATGCAAGTAAATAAGAAAAAAGCAGTAGCTCTTGGCTACAACAGATCTAAAGATAATGCTCCAAGAGTGCTGGCTAGTGGCGCTGGCGAGATAGCAAATAGAATAATTGATCTTGCAAAAGAGCATGATATACCGATCAAAGAGGATCCTGACCTTATTGAAATTTTAAGCAAGGTTGAAGTTGATCAAGAAATTCCACCAAATTTATATAAAGCTGTTGCTGAAATTTTTAGCTTTTTATATAAGATCACAAAGAAATGA
- a CDS encoding site-2 protease family protein has translation MGFIDNIDIVKVATIVISLIIAIVGHEIAHGYVAYKFGDNTAKSLGRLSINPIKHIDPVGTIIVPLVLYLSTGMMFGWAKPVPVNTYIVVRNGGYKAAIYVSLAGICYNIILGVLSLFVLKALLNIETFEILLQFLFTLALLNLMLAIFNLYPIPPLDGFHALEYALRNFGFHALAEKLEGISRYGFVILIIILVSPLKDTIFYPTRYVLDIASAFING, from the coding sequence ATGGGCTTCATTGATAACATAGACATAGTCAAAGTCGCCACTATCGTCATCTCTTTAATAATCGCCATCGTCGGTCACGAGATCGCCCATGGCTATGTCGCTTATAAATTTGGTGACAACACTGCAAAAAGCCTTGGCAGGCTTAGCATAAACCCTATAAAACATATTGACCCAGTTGGCACTATCATCGTGCCACTGGTACTTTACCTAAGCACTGGTATGATGTTTGGCTGGGCAAAACCAGTGCCTGTAAATACCTACATAGTCGTGCGAAATGGCGGATATAAAGCAGCTATCTACGTAAGTCTAGCTGGCATTTGCTACAACATCATCTTGGGCGTCTTGTCGCTTTTTGTGTTAAAGGCTTTATTAAATATAGAAACCTTTGAAATTTTACTTCAGTTTTTATTTACGCTTGCGCTTTTAAATTTGATGTTAGCCATCTTTAATCTCTATCCGATCCCGCCACTTGACGGCTTTCACGCGCTCGAGTACGCACTTAGAAATTTTGGCTTTCACGCACTGGCTGAAAAGCTTGAGGGCATCTCAAGATATGGCTTTGTCATCCTTATTATCATCCTTGTTTCGCCGTTAAAAGATACTATCTTTTATCCGACAAGATACGTTTTAGATATCGCAAGTGCCTTTATAAATGGCTAA
- the hemL gene encoding glutamate-1-semialdehyde 2,1-aminomutase: MTNKEAFSEAKKYIPGGVNSPVRAFGSVGGEPVMIDHAKGAYLYDVEGKKYLDFIQSWGPLIFGHCDKDIEEAIISAVKQGVSYGAPSPKETALAKLICDEFKQIDKIRFVSSGTEATMSAIRVARGYAKKDGLIKFEGCYHGHSDALLIKAGSGATTYGNASSSGVPQDVVKNTYLAVYNDIESVKAIFENNKDKIGVVIIEPIAGNMGLVPADKKFLGELRALCDKFGAVLILDEVMSGFRASRLGSYPFHEVDADLITFGKVIGGGMNVAAFGGKAEIMDCLSPDGAVYQAGTLSGNPVAMSAGIAAISKINNDANLYARLEKLALKLMAGFKEAAKSAGITIQTDVRGSMFGYFFIDHAVKNYDDALKSDTKLFAKFHQAMLKRGIYLAPSQFETGFVCDAMSEADIDLAVSAAKEAFLEIKA, translated from the coding sequence ATGACAAATAAAGAGGCATTTAGCGAAGCCAAAAAATATATCCCAGGTGGTGTAAATTCGCCTGTTCGTGCATTTGGTAGTGTTGGTGGCGAACCTGTAATGATCGATCACGCAAAGGGCGCTTATCTATACGATGTCGAGGGTAAAAAATACCTTGACTTTATCCAAAGCTGGGGTCCGCTCATATTTGGCCACTGTGACAAAGATATCGAAGAAGCTATCATCTCTGCTGTAAAACAAGGCGTATCTTACGGCGCGCCATCACCAAAAGAGACCGCTCTAGCAAAGCTAATATGTGACGAGTTTAAACAAATAGATAAAATTCGCTTCGTTAGCTCTGGTACGGAGGCTACCATGAGCGCGATCAGGGTGGCTAGAGGGTATGCCAAAAAAGATGGACTAATAAAATTTGAAGGCTGCTATCACGGACACAGTGATGCACTTCTTATCAAAGCAGGAAGTGGCGCAACGACATACGGCAATGCTTCAAGCAGCGGCGTGCCACAAGACGTTGTGAAAAACACCTATTTGGCAGTTTATAACGATATAGAAAGCGTAAAAGCCATTTTTGAAAATAATAAAGACAAAATAGGCGTCGTCATAATCGAGCCTATCGCTGGAAATATGGGGCTTGTACCAGCTGATAAGAAATTTTTAGGGGAGCTTAGAGCGCTTTGCGATAAATTTGGCGCTGTGCTTATCCTTGATGAGGTTATGAGTGGCTTTAGAGCCTCACGCCTTGGCTCATATCCATTTCACGAGGTGGATGCCGATCTTATAACATTTGGTAAGGTTATAGGCGGAGGCATGAATGTCGCTGCATTTGGAGGCAAAGCTGAGATCATGGACTGCTTAAGCCCAGATGGCGCTGTCTATCAAGCAGGCACTCTAAGTGGCAACCCAGTGGCGATGAGCGCTGGTATAGCGGCGATTTCTAAGATAAATAACGACGCAAATTTATACGCTAGGCTTGAAAAGCTTGCCCTAAAGCTAATGGCTGGCTTTAAAGAGGCTGCAAAGAGTGCAGGCATCACCATCCAAACTGATGTTCGTGGCTCTATGTTTGGCTACTTTTTTATAGATCACGCCGTAAAAAACTACGACGATGCGTTAAAGAGCGATACAAAGCTATTTGCTAAATTTCACCAAGCGATGCTTAAGCGTGGAATTTATCTAGCTCCAAGTCAGTTTGAGACTGGATTTGTCTGCGATGCGATGAGTGAGGCGGATATCGATCTAGCGGTAAGCGCAGCTAAAGAGGCGTTTTTGGAGATAAAAGCTTAA
- a CDS encoding AtpZ/AtpI family protein, which produces MAKFKIKDIVAGAEQLSLGVSIVVAILLGTGLGYFVKKATNFTPALWIGFAIGIAAAILNVYKAYKAQIKSLDELKDESRYKGYTKDDDEDD; this is translated from the coding sequence ATGGCAAAATTTAAGATAAAAGATATCGTAGCAGGTGCTGAGCAGCTAAGTCTTGGCGTTTCAATCGTAGTTGCGATCTTGCTTGGCACTGGACTAGGGTATTTTGTAAAAAAGGCTACAAATTTTACACCAGCTCTTTGGATAGGCTTTGCTATTGGCATCGCAGCTGCTATTTTAAACGTCTATAAAGCTTACAAAGCGCAGATAAAAAGCCTAGATGAGCTAAAAGATGAAAGCAGATACAAAGGCTACACAAAAGACGATGATGAGGACGATTAG
- a CDS encoding c-type cytochrome, whose protein sequence is MRSVFLFLLFCVAIFGADFITKTEYAKMLYLNPRGIGCDKCHGTKGEGSLISKYKHFDKKANKTVDDELRAPKINDIEFESFKAALTKPKGVMPSYFLTDEETTILYEYITNKINTPSKAAKAQNLGKPVSTDTTQKQPEQSTKAAPATKVTEPAKTTTAKPAEPAKTATTQAPKSPVKPVTNQKDNQKTNLKTQNQKDKK, encoded by the coding sequence ATGCGGTCTGTTTTTTTGTTTTTGCTTTTTTGTGTGGCGATTTTTGGTGCTGATTTTATCACAAAGACCGAATACGCCAAGATGCTCTACCTAAATCCACGCGGCATAGGATGCGATAAATGTCACGGTACAAAGGGCGAGGGCAGTCTAATCTCTAAATACAAGCACTTTGACAAAAAAGCAAACAAAACGGTTGACGATGAGCTTAGAGCACCAAAGATAAATGATATAGAATTTGAAAGCTTTAAAGCCGCTCTAACTAAGCCAAAAGGTGTCATGCCAAGCTACTTTTTGACAGACGAGGAGACTACGATTCTTTATGAGTACATTACAAATAAGATAAATACTCCCTCAAAAGCAGCAAAAGCGCAAAATTTAGGCAAGCCAGTTTCCACTGATACGACGCAAAAACAGCCAGAGCAATCTACTAAAGCCGCTCCTGCTACAAAGGTTACAGAACCAGCTAAAACTACCACAGCTAAGCCAGCTGAGCCAGCAAAAACCGCTACTACGCAAGCACCAAAGTCGCCAGTAAAACCAGTAACAAATCAAAAAGATAATCAAAAGACAAATTTAAAAACACAAAATCAAAAGGATAAAAAATGA
- the lepB gene encoding signal peptidase I: protein MKKFFTKFYDFCSSWTGTVIIVLFVIFFIAQAFVIPSGSMKNTLLVGDFLFAKKFVYGIPTPRIPWLEVKILPELNDNGHLITGDGPARGDIVVFRYPKDEKTHFVKRCFATSEDEIVFTEKALYLRPKEGDNFIKANCRENLNGEESKFGYSCSDIAELDGKLFIKEPYRFSGIHYDENVNLFEQMIFMLNTNKDSVFMKPVLIGSLPQNPNFNLNAFYVKVPKDEYFMIGDNRDHSNDSRFWGSVAYKDIVGQPWFIYFSWDKNYNVRWERIGRFVDTIENDEFFTNKALKEGEVDGLH from the coding sequence ATGAAAAAATTTTTTACTAAATTTTATGACTTTTGCTCGAGCTGGACTGGCACAGTCATCATTGTACTTTTTGTTATATTTTTCATAGCTCAAGCCTTTGTTATCCCGTCTGGTTCGATGAAAAATACGCTTTTGGTTGGTGATTTTTTATTTGCAAAAAAATTTGTTTATGGCATACCAACGCCAAGAATTCCTTGGCTTGAGGTGAAAATTTTACCCGAGCTAAATGACAATGGGCATCTTATTACAGGCGATGGTCCAGCAAGAGGCGATATAGTCGTCTTTCGTTATCCAAAAGATGAAAAGACCCACTTTGTAAAACGCTGCTTTGCTACGAGCGAAGATGAGATAGTATTTACCGAAAAAGCCTTGTATTTGCGTCCAAAAGAGGGAGATAATTTTATAAAGGCAAACTGCCGTGAAAATTTAAACGGCGAAGAGAGTAAATTTGGTTACTCATGCAGTGACATAGCCGAGCTTGATGGCAAACTTTTCATAAAAGAGCCATATAGATTTAGCGGCATCCACTATGACGAAAATGTAAATTTATTTGAGCAGATGATTTTCATGCTAAATACAAACAAAGATAGTGTTTTTATGAAGCCAGTGCTAATTGGCTCACTACCGCAAAATCCAAATTTTAACCTTAATGCATTTTACGTCAAAGTACCAAAAGATGAATACTTCATGATAGGCGACAACCGCGATCACTCAAATGATAGCCGTTTTTGGGGAAGCGTGGCTTACAAAGATATAGTCGGTCAGCCTTGGTTTATATATTTTAGCTGGGACAAGAACTACAATGTGCGCTGGGAACGTATCGGACGCTTTGTAGATACGATAGAAAATGACGAATTTTTCACTAACAAAGCTCTAAAAGAAGGCGAAGTAGATGGGCTTCATTGA
- a CDS encoding DUF4139 domain-containing protein, which translates to MKKILFLMASALAFANENLIEIYTDQTIITQKFSDANSSFSAFVPEGVQSDSITINGDCDANANLKKINEENSPSYIKWKQEVANLNNKLEALKARGRFIEQALTGENKSNDVTKRADEFYKFSLENIEKISAAKSELEALNKNEPKSKMAGFLQLDMKFTCDPKEATLSYMDDEAPKTLNEIYADTKNKNILIKQEILLTNPFASDVKNLKLAIYPTRYQKALAPSKFYPWYEESEAEVASYGASKNMLKAAKVTAEVADMRVQRDENEFAKIWKIDGINLVKGESKYITYDTQKMDANFSVFADFYDSLKAYNVASFKINDDLTPAKTQFYVNGVSVGSPSEFKLKAKDEPVQLFLGQNELIELKKERLNKFKKSSLLGKDRISEEGYEISVKNNSSKSVDVTLVDRVPVSADETVKAEVKGFDKKDISKDGKVELKFSLAPKEEFKKEYSYKITKPKI; encoded by the coding sequence ATGAAAAAGATACTCTTTTTAATGGCTTCAGCGTTAGCCTTTGCAAATGAAAATTTGATAGAGATCTACACTGATCAAACCATTATCACTCAAAAATTTAGTGACGCAAATAGCTCTTTTAGCGCCTTTGTGCCAGAGGGCGTACAGAGTGATAGTATCACTATAAATGGGGATTGTGATGCGAATGCTAATCTAAAAAAGATCAACGAAGAAAATAGTCCAAGTTACATAAAATGGAAGCAAGAAGTTGCAAATTTAAATAACAAGCTTGAGGCGCTAAAAGCAAGAGGTAGGTTTATAGAGCAAGCTTTGACAGGAGAAAATAAAAGTAACGATGTGACGAAAAGAGCTGATGAGTTTTATAAATTTAGCCTAGAAAATATCGAGAAAATTTCAGCTGCTAAAAGTGAGCTTGAAGCGCTTAATAAAAATGAGCCAAAGAGCAAGATGGCTGGATTTTTGCAGCTTGATATGAAATTTACTTGCGACCCAAAAGAGGCGACGCTTTCATATATGGATGATGAGGCGCCAAAGACGCTAAATGAAATTTACGCAGACACAAAAAACAAAAATATCTTGATAAAACAAGAAATTTTACTCACCAACCCATTTGCCAGCGATGTTAAAAATTTAAAGCTCGCTATCTATCCAACCAGATATCAAAAGGCGCTTGCTCCAAGCAAGTTTTACCCTTGGTACGAGGAGAGCGAGGCAGAGGTTGCTAGTTACGGCGCTTCAAAAAATATGCTAAAAGCCGCGAAAGTCACCGCTGAGGTCGCTGATATGCGTGTGCAAAGAGATGAAAATGAGTTTGCCAAAATTTGGAAGATAGATGGGATAAATTTGGTAAAAGGCGAGAGCAAATATATAACTTATGATACGCAAAAAATGGACGCAAATTTTAGTGTTTTTGCTGATTTTTACGACTCGCTAAAGGCATATAATGTGGCTAGTTTTAAGATAAATGATGATCTAACTCCAGCTAAAACGCAGTTTTATGTTAATGGTGTGAGTGTTGGTAGTCCTAGTGAGTTTAAACTAAAAGCAAAAGATGAGCCAGTGCAGTTATTTTTAGGGCAAAACGAGCTAATCGAGCTTAAAAAAGAGCGATTAAATAAATTTAAAAAGAGCTCGCTTCTTGGCAAAGACCGCATAAGCGAAGAGGGCTATGAGATAAGTGTCAAAAATAATTCAAGTAAGAGCGTTGATGTTACTTTGGTCGATCGTGTACCAGTGTCTGCCGATGAGACGGTAAAGGCCGAGGTAAAGGGCTTTGATAAAAAAGATATCAGCAAAGATGGCAAGGTGGAACTTAAATTTAGCCTTGCACCAAAAGAGGAATTTAAAAAAGAGTACTCTTATAAGATCACAAAGCCAAAAATTTAG
- the folD gene encoding bifunctional methylenetetrahydrofolate dehydrogenase/methenyltetrahydrofolate cyclohydrolase FolD: protein MKILDGKAVSLKVKESVKVRAEELKKFGIEPTLAVILVGEDKASQTYVRAKEKASNEYGIKSVAHRLSENTTQAELLALINVLNLDDSIHGILVQLPLPKHIDTNTVLATIDPAKDVDGFHAVNVGKLVSGLDGFVPCTPLGVMEILKEYGIDVAGLNAVVIGRSNIVGKPMANLLLNASATVTVTHSKTKNLKEICKNADLIVAAIGKPFFLKADMVKDGAVVVDVGINRLDNGRLVGDVDFDEVAPKCSYITPVPGGVGPMTIAMLLNNTILAAQAKIASHKRA from the coding sequence ATGAAAATTTTAGACGGCAAAGCCGTATCTTTAAAGGTCAAAGAAAGCGTAAAAGTAAGAGCTGAAGAACTAAAAAAATTTGGCATAGAGCCAACCCTAGCTGTCATCTTAGTAGGTGAAGATAAAGCATCTCAAACATACGTTAGAGCCAAAGAAAAAGCCAGCAACGAATACGGCATAAAAAGCGTGGCTCACCGTCTAAGCGAAAATACAACCCAAGCAGAGCTTCTAGCACTTATAAATGTGCTAAATTTAGACGATAGTATCCACGGCATCTTGGTGCAGTTGCCACTTCCAAAACATATAGATACAAATACCGTTTTAGCAACGATCGATCCAGCAAAAGACGTAGATGGCTTTCACGCTGTAAATGTTGGCAAACTTGTCAGTGGCCTTGATGGCTTTGTGCCTTGCACACCGCTTGGCGTGATGGAAATTTTAAAAGAGTATGGCATTGATGTGGCTGGACTAAACGCGGTGGTGATCGGTAGAAGTAATATCGTTGGCAAGCCTATGGCAAATTTGCTTTTAAACGCCTCAGCAACCGTTACCGTGACTCACAGCAAGACTAAAAATTTAAAAGAAATTTGTAAAAATGCCGACCTCATCGTCGCAGCCATTGGTAAACCATTTTTCTTAAAGGCTGATATGGTAAAAGATGGCGCAGTAGTCGTTGATGTAGGCATAAATAGACTTGATAATGGCAGGCTTGTAGGTGATGTGGATTTTGACGAGGTCGCACCAAAATGCTCATACATCACGCCAGTTCCTGGGGGCGTAGGTCCGATGACGATTGCGATGCTTTTAAACAACACAATCCTTGCAGCCCAAGCTAAGATAGCTAGCCACAAAAGAGCGTAA
- a CDS encoding MFS transporter, with translation MASSFRIIRSMGPLFLGMSLLFIGNGLVIASCSALLKQNGVGELEIGLINTGFFVGALISTITAHRVISTTGHIRAFAIFSAIFAVSAMLHAVNQNLVFWAILRAFLGYCYYALLMVIESWLNAKIPNKIRSRVIAFYEGVFYTSFGLGILILALNLNTFEIFIISAAFIMLSSIPLNLIRINQPQIPERQPINIPKIFGIVPLALVGALIAGLAINGFFSMASLFVLLQGYGTKEASFFMTVAMIGGFLAQVFIGSFSDRYGRRPAILLCSSVALISAVLFLLNGKNLTIEYLLSFFFGAGIFCTYGLSLARANDEITDKTKSVQVARALLFSYSLASLFSPLLMSYAMKIFGAFGFIYVYLVLFAGLILFALTQKTIPQHMRKEYNDRLVARTAGIATIEQNGNFADRKNKK, from the coding sequence ATGGCAAGTAGCTTTAGGATCATTCGCTCGATGGGACCGCTATTTTTGGGTATGAGTTTGCTTTTTATCGGAAATGGCCTAGTCATCGCATCTTGTAGCGCACTTCTTAAGCAAAACGGAGTGGGTGAGCTAGAGATTGGATTAATCAATACAGGCTTTTTTGTGGGTGCGTTAATTAGCACCATTACAGCTCACAGAGTCATCTCAACTACTGGCCACATCAGAGCATTTGCCATCTTTTCAGCCATTTTTGCGGTCTCAGCTATGCTTCATGCGGTAAATCAAAATTTAGTATTCTGGGCGATATTGCGTGCATTTTTGGGATATTGCTATTACGCACTTTTGATGGTTATAGAAAGCTGGCTAAATGCAAAAATTCCAAATAAAATAAGATCTCGTGTGATAGCCTTTTACGAAGGCGTTTTTTACACGAGTTTTGGACTTGGCATTTTGATCTTGGCGCTTAACCTTAATACCTTTGAAATTTTCATCATCAGTGCAGCTTTTATCATGCTCTCAAGCATTCCATTAAATTTGATCCGTATAAATCAGCCTCAAATCCCAGAGCGTCAGCCCATAAATATCCCAAAAATTTTTGGTATCGTCCCGCTCGCTCTTGTTGGTGCGCTCATTGCAGGCTTAGCAATAAATGGCTTTTTTTCGATGGCAAGCCTTTTTGTTTTGCTTCAAGGATACGGCACAAAAGAGGCATCGTTTTTTATGACGGTTGCGATGATCGGAGGCTTTTTAGCTCAAGTTTTTATCGGTAGTTTCTCTGATAGATATGGCAGAAGGCCAGCTATTTTGCTTTGTAGCAGCGTAGCTTTAATAAGTGCGGTTTTGTTTTTACTAAATGGCAAAAATTTAACGATTGAATATCTGCTTTCATTCTTTTTTGGGGCTGGAATTTTTTGCACCTATGGGCTTTCGCTCGCTAGAGCAAATGATGAGATCACAGACAAGACAAAGAGTGTGCAAGTCGCACGTGCCTTGCTATTTAGCTACTCTTTGGCTTCGCTTTTCTCACCGCTTCTTATGAGCTATGCGATGAAAATTTTTGGAGCATTTGGCTTTATCTATGTTTATTTGGTGCTTTTTGCTGGACTTATTTTATTTGCACTAACGCAAAAGACAATACCACAGCACATGAGAAAAGAGTATAACGATAGGCTCGTTGCAAGGACGGCTGGCATAGCTACTATTGAGCAAAATGGAAATTTTGCCGATAGAAAAAATAAAAAATAA